The segment ATACTAAGCTCCAGATCCGTAACCTCATGCCCTTTGTCAAAATGAACGCCCTCACGTTCCAGCCATTTCATCAGCGGCAGGATCAGCGAGTCGAACTGGTTGTATTCGGTGTGCAAAATTCCTTTCAGCTGGTTCATCCCGGAGATCAGGTGCATGAACCGCTCCATATAACGCTTCACCTCTACCACGCTATGCCAATTCTCGAAGGCGAACATGGAGCGCCAGAAATACCAGAAATTCGTCTCCAGGAAGCTCGGGTCAAAAAACTGCTCAATCGTCACCGAGCCCAGTCTCTCTTCGGTAGCCAGCGTAAGCTTACCTAATTGCAGCGCATGTGCGGTAGAGAGCCCAAGCGATGAGAAGTCGGCGGGGGTGCCTTGCTTTTCGACCAAACGGCAATGCGATTCAATCGGTTCAGCCAGGTTGAGCTCCCGGAATTCATCCAGCACCGTCCGGTCCGGATTGGTCAGGGAAGGGATGAAGCCGAACAGCTCCATGAAGCACTCGAAGTGCTCTTCAATCTCGCGTCCGCCCCGGGCGCTGTAGCCATCCTTGGCATTGCCCGCCCCGTCCATGGAACCGCCGTATACAGCTGATTGCTCCAGAATATGAATATTCCGGCCGGGCATATGCCCGTCACGGATCAGGAAGGCCGCCGCCGACAGGGAGCCGATCCCTCCTCCGACGAGATAAGCCTTGCGTGAAGCGATGCCTTCCTGTACCTGCGGATGAATTCTTTGATATGTACCCATGTGTCCTCTTCCTTCCTTGTTCAGGGGATAAGTGCCTGCTAACTGCCTTCACTATAACCGCCGTGAACCAGGGATTCTATGGACAGCTGGACGCAACTGTCCAGGGATTACACATCCGCCCGATATTGTGTCATAACTTCACCGGATGAACTGCAGACTGATAATGCTCAAGCCCCCGGGCAATGCATCCGTCCATAATCCGTGATACCTTGTCCACCACTCCGGCCGGATCTGTATTCGCCCCGGCTCTGAGCCAGTGGATCACCTGTTCAAGGATGGCCAGCGTGTAGAAATCGGCTATATCGAGTCTGGCCTGCATTCTCACAGGCTCCGGAATCTGCTCCTGTCCCGGCCACGCCTGCCCGTCTAGCTCCTCCACTACGCTGATCATGACGCGGTAAATCACTCCGTACAGGAATTGCTCCAGATGCTCGCGTCCCAGCGAATGGAAGGTATTCAGACAGATCGTTTTGTTATTTACGGTGTAACGCAGGACGCTTAAGAATCCTTGCTTCCAGCCCGCCCAGCAGCAGTATTGGTCCAGTCCTTCAATCACTTCTGACTTGTAGATCCAGCCGAGCAGCTCATAGATATCCTGAAAATGATTATAAAACGTATGGCGGGTCACCCCGCAATCCGCTGTGAGCTGCTGGATCGTTATTTTGTTCAGGGGCTTGGTGAGCATAAGCTTCTTCAGAGACCGGGCTAACGCGTTCTTCGTTAAGAGTGAATTGGACATCTCTGCCTCCTGTGAGCGCTTGGATTTTATATTCCAATTATAACCAATTGAGAGTTTGTTTTCATCCCGCCTGCTCCGCAGCTCTTGTTACTCCCGCTCCCCTAGCCGGACTGCATAGGTCTTGTATCCCGCTTCGCTAATCTCAAGGCAGTTCAACTGCTCCCCGTACACGCAGCCGCCGTCGATGCCTATTTTGTCGCCCAGCGGACTGAACCAGACGCCTGCCCCGTCCTGCAGATCTACCGTAGAGGTATGGCCGAATACACCCGTCTTCTCCGTAGAAGTTACAGGATGATTGTAGAAAGGCTCCCGAATCCAGATAAAATCATACTCCCGCTGCATCCGCCAGTCGGCAAGGGAAGGATTAATGCCAGCATGAACGAACAGATGGGTCTCCGTCTCATAGTAGTAAGGCAACGAACCCAGGAAATCCAGATGCTCCTTATACTCCGTACGCATGAACCGCTTCATCTCCGTGTAATCCTTCCAGCCTGAATCCGGGTGCAGCAGCACCGAATCCCGCCCTCCGCAGTAGCTCAGAAGGGTGTGGAATCCCCCATTGGTTATCCAGTGGGTATCCCGCTTATCATCCTCTCCCGCCAGCGCATCGCAGGCCATCTGATCATGGTTGCCCCGCAGCACAATCACCCCTTCCGCTTCGGCAAGCCGCTTCACCTGTTCCACGACCGCTCTGCTGTCCGGGCCTCTGTCCACATAATCCCCCAGCAGGATCAATTGATCCCTGGAGGGGTTATACTCCGCCCGCCGGAGCAGCAGATTGAATTCCTCTATACAACCGTGAATGTCACTGATCACTAATGTTCTGATGCCGCTCTCCTCCTTCTTCAGATGAAACTGTCTTGACCTGGAGTATTCATTATACTAACACAAAAAAGAGGTTCACCCGCCAAGCGTTCAGCTTAGCAGGGAAACCTCCTGGTTACATTCTATTCCATCCGCGCGGATGACGGGTGCTGTACCGGCCGTTCCGCAGCACGGTCCCAGCGCCAGAGGGCGTCATGCCCCTGCAGATGCAGGCCGCCGTACCATTCATCGATACTTTGCAGGTGTAACCGGTCGGCTGCTCCGGCCAACACCTGCTCTCCCCATGCAGTCATCGTAACGCTGCGGTTCAGGAATTCCGGTACTTCCCTGTAGTCTGTAAGCTCTGCCACACCGTCAATCTCAAGCAGAGGCTTCGTCCCGGCCGTCAGTGTGCGCAGGATCTTCCAGTATTCCGTATCGCCCATGCCAAGCCGGTGCAGCTCATCCGTAACCTGACGGAACAGCTTAAGCGGCGTATCCATTCCGTTAGCTACAGCTTGGAGGGTGGTCTCTTCGACGATCCCGAGACCGTTCTCTACAGAAGGCAGACGGGAGAGGTGGGCCTTGAAGGCATCATAGGCAAAAGCAAGCGCGCCCGCAGCCAGCTCCTCCCGCTTCGCCGCAAGCAGGTCTGCGAGCTTCCGGGGATCGGCAGCGGCATAGGCCTCCCACAGCAGGCTTCCCAGCTGCAGCTCCTTGCGGCTTATATTCCGCCAGGTTCCCGGCAGGGTACTCAGCTGAGCTTCCGTCAGCTGTCCCAGACCATGGAACAGCTCAATCCCGGGGAAATCTCCGATGCAGAGCAGGCTCAGCTTCGTGTTGCCCAGCTTTTGCCCATTGAACCAGTGTAATAGATAGGCCAGCATACTCTGGTCGAACAGATCATGCTCGAACCATAGCACCACCTCATCATACTGGCGGAATCCGCTAATCCTCCGCTCCTGCTCCGCACAGCCCGCCAGATATTCAGCCGCCGGAATGCCCATCGTGGCCTGTAGCACCTCCGCCCGCAGCAGCCGGTTCTGCTCTTCCGCCGGATCGATGAATACCGGTCCCGCCGAATAGATCTCTCTCCACACCAGCACCTCCCCCTGGACAATCCCCTGCTTCAGCTTGTCTCCCACCGTGTCACCATTCACAATATGCAGCATTCGCTGTCCTCCCTCATGTAACAAATGAAATGCAGCCGCCAGATCGACAACAGGCAATGCCCCCTTCAGCTTGCGTCTGCCGTCATACAGCCTTTTCTTCAGCGTACCCGCCGGAATTCCCAGATAGACGGAGATCTCTGGCAGCGAATATCCATAGAAGTAGAACAATTGCAGCGGTACCCGCAGCTTGGCAGACAATTCCGACACTGACCTGTGGAGCACCTGTGTCCATTCCCGGTATTCAACAATCTCCGCTGCGCCGGGAGAAGAGCCGGCGACATGCACCGCTGCCTCCAGAGGCAGCAAGGCTTGACGCTTACGCCGCAGCAGCCGGTGACACTGCCTGACCACAATGGTTTTGAACCATCCCGGAAACGCTGCAGGCTCCTGCAGGCTGGCAAGGTTCATATACGCTTCCAGCAAGGCTTCCTGTACCGCGTCTTCCGCAAGCTGCACATCTCCCAGCCTGTCGTAGGCCACTACGTAAGCCATCCCACGGACATGCCCGCTAAGCTGCCGGAAGGCTTCGGCATCGCCCTTCTGCGCCTTTTCAATCCAATGCAGCATACGTCTGCAAACCTCATTTCTGTATTTTTATCGTGTTCTAATAATAAGTGCCGGTCCGGGAGGAAAAGGTTACATAGGGGGTCCGGAATGTATTGACCAGTGTCAGATTTATATTTTGGAAAATTAAATTTGTAATGATTATATTTATTTAAATTAATTTCGAATGATATGTGTTACTATTAATTCATTTAGCCCAGCTCGGAGGCCAAGTCTGTTACCCTGGAGGATCTAGTGATACCCAAGGCCTATATCAGCGAAGACAATACACTTTCGGGAGGCTTACTATTGAATCATAAACCGGGCAAGCTTGTTCTCTCCACACTAATGATAGCAACTGCACTATATTCTTCGACCGGAACAGCTACTGGCGCTGCCGCTCCTTCATTAACTGGAATCACTGGCCACTGGGCACAGAACGAAGTTACCGATTGGGTTGACAAAGGGTTCATTCAGGGATATGCCGACGGCAGCTTCAAACCGGACAATAGTCTGAAGAGAACAGAGTTCATGGCGCTCATCAACCGCGCCTTCGGATTCACTGAAACGGCACCTGTCTCCTACCCGGATCTCTCTTCAAGCAGCTGGGCCTACACTGAGGTTGCCAAAGCCGTGAAAGCCGGATATATCAACGGATATTCAGATGGTACGATCGGTAGCGGCAAGTCCATCAGCAGACAGGAGGCCGCTGTGATCATCAACCGGTTATTGAAGCTGGATGCCGCGCAGACCCGCACTCTTTTCAGTGATTCCAAGGATATTGCCGCCTGGGCACTGGATTCTGTCAATGCTGTAGCTGCGGCAGGAGTCATGAAGGGTTACTCCGAAGATAACAGCTTCAGACCCGGCAGAGATATTACCCGTGCGGAAGCCGTAGTGTCCTTAACGCGCACCAAAGTAATTGAGGAGGCTCCGGCTAATACTCCAGTAAATGGTGGAGGCACATCCTCAGCAACCGCCTCACCGACAGCTAGTCCAACCTCTACACCCACTGCTACACCTACGCCGGTTCGGAGCACCTATGTCCCTTCCGATCCAACGGCTGCGCCTACAGCTACACCAGCACCGGCACCTACACCCACTCCTGCAACTACGCCGATCCCTACAGTTACCCCTACACCTACACCTACACCTATACCTACTCCTGATCCGGGGGATACGTCAGCCCCTCTACTTAGCAGTGTAACTCTTGAAGCAGTTACTGTAGGAGATAATGTGTACGGGACAAGCAACGAAGCAGGTTATTTGTACCTGGTTCCTTCCACTGTAGCAGTGACCACGGCAGAGCTGGAAGGCTCCATCCATGCTGCTCTGGGTAAAAAGCTGGCGGTAACCGCCTCCGTCTATTCTTCGCTGAATACTCAGGGCCTGCCTGCTGATCATTATGTTGTGTATGCTGTAGATGCCTCCGGCAATATCTCGGCCCCTTCCAGCACGATTGAGGTTAGAGCGATTGAACTGACTATAGGGCTTCCTGCCTCCTTGACAGAGTCCAAAACCTATGACGGCACTGCTTCAGCAGCTGTAACCGCGAATTCGCTGACCGGTGTGCTGAGCGGTGACGATGTTGATGTTCATACCTCTGCTGCCTACAACAGCGCAGCGCTTGGGGTGAACAAGACGATAACCGTTACCTACACATTAAGCGGAGCGCAGGCAGCTAGCTATATCGCACCAGCTCCCTATATCGTGAATACGGGCAGTATCGCACTGAATCCATTAACCATCGCAGCCCCTAATTTGACCTTGGCAAAGTTCAAGGACGGAACCACTACAGCAGCAGTGACCCCCGGACAGCTTATAGGGGTAGTTCCCGGGGAAGATGTCACTGTGAGCGCCGTTGCCAACTATGATACATCAGCCGTTGGGACGAACAAGACCATAACTGTAGTCTATACGCTTAGCGGAACAGATGCGGGCAATTATATTGCACCTGCGAGCTACATTGTCACCAACGGGGAGATTGACCGGGATCAGATCACACGCTCCAGAGTCTATGACGGAACGACTGCGGCAGCGGTAATCGTTGGTGCGGTAAACGGTATCATCGACGGAGATGATGTGACTGTGCATGCCTCCGGGACCTATGACAGTCCTAATGTCGGTGTGAACAAAATCATCACCATCTCTTACACCTTAACAGGAGCAGATGCAGGTAACTATTTCCCACCTGCTAGCTATTCCATTAATACAGGTATTATCACAGCCTTACAGTTGGACATTACAGCACCCGTTCTCACAGAGTCTAAGCTCTATGACGGGAATACATCGGCCCAGATCACTCCAGGTACCCTGATCGGAGTTATTCCGGGGGATGATGTTACAGTGAGCGCTACAGCAACTTATAACGATGCTGCTGTCGGCAGCGGCAAACTCATCACCGTGGTCTACACCTTATCCGGCGACGATGCAGGTAACTATGCGGCACCGGGGAATTACATGATCTCAACAGGTGTGATTGTAGCGCCTTAAGAAGAGATTTGTGAACATATGGTAAAAGATAAAAGCGTCCCGCGAGCCGTGAACCGGCTGGTTGGGGCGCTTTTGTTGTGGTTGGGGTTGGTTAGAGTAGGCTATAAGTCAGTAATGAATTCGGGCGGAATATAGTCTGCGAGCCAGATATTATGATTTCCGTGATAGAACTTGATTCCTTCCTGTGCGGCCCGCCCGGCATCGATAGTTAAGATCACAGGACTTGAGTCCTTTCGTCCTCCCACCAGCTTCGCTGTATCCGTATCCACCGAGAAATGAACATACTGCCTCTTCATGGGTTTCAGTCCTTCGTGCAGAATCGTCTCCACCCATTGCCTGGCTGTACCGTGGTATAGAATGGGGGGCGGAGTTTCATTTTGCTTGATTATTTTTTGCGGGACAGAGTGACCATACAGCGCCCTGATTCTGCCCTCCGCAAGCTCATGCCGCTGCTTATCCGATGCTGCGATCATCTTGTCCAGATCCTCTGCACCGACCGATTCCCACTTCTTGTCCTGATGCAGCGAGTGGAGCAGTTGCTCGATATCCACCCATCCCTGTGCATCCAATTCCAGTTCATATTCCCACGGTGCGTGACGCAGGGCGTAGGAGACCACTTTGCTGAGCTTTGCATAATCCACCTGTGTATAGACCTCCATAGTCATTTTGCATTGTTGTCAGTATTCAAAATCATCGATTGTGACGAGTTTAGCCTAGTTTAGCATATGTGAAGCTTCCGGTATAACCATGCGCAAGGCCATAGGCGTGCTCCGTCAACAAGCGAAGAGGACTGAGATTCCGTTATGTCTGCCTACGAGGCGGGTATGCCAGAGCACGCGGACTCAGAATCCGCTATGTGACCAGATTCCGCTTGATTAGGAGCCGAAAAGACAAGATAACGGAATCTCAGTCCGTTTCAGGCTCAAAAAGAGACGTTTCGGCCAAATAAGGGAATCTGAGTCCGGTTCGTACAACGACCGGCAGTGGGGGGCATGGTCTCACTTTGAGTGCACGCAAAAAGCCGCCCCCCTTGGGAGCGGCCCGCCTTGCACCCGTCACTGTACATCACATACTTAACTCTTGCTACGCACCACAGCTAACCCGACTGCTGTATCGGACTTACGGAGCTGCGGCAGTATCAGCCTAGACGCGCTGTACCTTCCACCGCTACTGCGCAATCTGCTCGCGGATGTTCGCGAGAATCTTCTTCTCCAGCCTCGACACCTGCACCTGCGAGATGCCGAGGCGGCTGGCGACTTCCGACTGGGTCTGATCACGGTAATAGCGCAGATACACGATCAGACGCTCGCGCTCGGTTAGCGCACCGATGGCCTCGTTCAAGGCCAGCTTGTCGAACCAGCGCTCCTGCGACTCGTCGGCGATCTGGTCGATCAGCGTGATCGGATCGCCGTCGTTCTCGAAGACGGTCTCGTGGATCGAAGTCGGCGGCTTGTTGGCTTCCTGGGCGAAGACGATTTCTTCGGGCGTGACGCCCAGCGCTTCGGCCACTTCACCGATGGTCGGGAGGCGGTCGAGCGTTTTGGACATCTCATCCTTCATCTTGCGCACCTTGTTGGCCATCTCCTTCAGCGAGCGGCTGACCTTGAGTGTGCCGTCATCGCGGAGGAACCGCTGGATCTCGCCGATAATCATCGGCACGGCATAGGTGGAGAACTTGACCTCATAGCTGAGGTCGAATTTATCAACGGACTTCAGCAGTCCGATACAGCCGATCTGGAACAAATCATCCGGTTCATATCCGCGGTTCATAAACCGCTGCACCACCGACCAGACGAGGCGGATATTGCAGTTGACCAGCGTGTCGCGGGCCGTATGGTCCCCGGCTTGACTGAGCGCGATTAGACGTTTGACCTCCGCATCGTCCAAATAGGTCGGCGGAGCTTTTTTTGCTTCTGCATCCATGGCTCCAACCCCTAATTGTATAAAGCTTTTTTCGAGACGATGGTTTTCTTCATCGAGATTGAGGTTCCGCGTCCCGGTTCGCTGATAACCTCGAATTCATCCATGAAATTCTCCATAATGGTGAAGCCCATACCTGACCGCTCCAGCTCCGGCTTCGAGGTATACAGCGGCTGCTGGGCCAGCTCCAGATCCTCAATGCCCCGGCCCTTATCCTCAATCGTCAGGTGCACGGTCTCATTCTCAAGCGAAGCGGATATGCTGACAACGCCTGCGGGATCACTGTCATAACCGTGAATAATACAATTGGTGACGGCCTCCGAGACGACCGTCTTCAGGTCATTCAGCTCCTCCATCGTCGGGTCGAGCCGGGAGACAAAGGCAGCCACTACCACACGTGCAAACGATTCATTCTCCGACAGCGCGGCAAACTGGACACTCATGAAGTTACGAGCTTCGCTACTAGTCATAACGCGACCTCCAAATCCGAGAGTGCAGCGCTCTCGTCGTCATATAGGGGCATGATTTTGAACAGGCCCGACATTTCCAGCAGGCGCTTCACAGGCGCTGTGGCATCGCAGACTGCCATTTTGCCGCCCTTACTGCGGATCAGCTTGTACCGCCCCAGAATCACTCCGAGACCCGAGCTGTCCATGAACTGCAGCTCCTTCAGACTCAGGATCAGATGCTCCACCTGGCCCCGCATAATCGCTTCATCCATATCCATACGTACATAATCGGCTGCGTGATGGTCCAGTTCCCCGGACAACCGGACAATCAGCACACCCCGGTGATGCTCCATCTCCACATGAGAATTCATACTTGCCACTCTCCTCTTCGTTGCTTGGACAACCGCCCTGTAACTATTTCTTTCCCCTACAAGGACAAGGTTTCTACACCGCAATTGAGGATTCCTGCCTCACGACAAAACTAGAAGAAAACCCCTAAGAACTTACACAAAGCCCCTGGTTCAATCTACAAAATGCAAGAAATTAATCATTCGTAAACATAGCGCCTGTTGCCCGCTTGAACAGCTTCCACCAGCCCGCCTTGGCTACCGTTTCGCCTGCCTTCAGCTCATATTCCTTCAGGACAGCGGTTCCCTGGTAGACCACCAGCTTGCCGACCGTCTGGCCTTCGGCCACCGGAGCCTTCACCTGCTCATTCAGCACCAGCTCATGGCGGATACCCTCCTGGGTTACTCCTTTGCGGAGCAGGACACTATAGTCTTCCTTCGCCACCAGCGGGAGCTGCGACTTCACGCCCTTCTCAATCCTCACCGTGCCGATGGTGTCGCCTTCTTTGTGAATCATATGCAATTTATATTGGGAAAAGAGGTAGTCGAACATCGCCGAGACCTCGCTGTTGCGGGTCTTGGTGTTCGGCTCGCCCAGCACCACCGCTACAGCGCGCAGGCCGTCTCTGGCCGCCGTTGCCGACAGGCAGAACTTCGCTTCGGACGTATATCCCGTCTTCAGCCCGTCAGCCCCCGTGTAGAACCGCACCAGCTTGTTGGTGTTGACCAGCCAGAACGGCTTGGTGGAATCCTTGCGCAGGTAATCCTGATACGAGCCGGTGTATTTGATAATCTGCTCATGCTTCAGCAGCTCCCGGCTGATGACGGCAATATCATGCGCGGAGGAATAATGATTCGCAGCCGGCAGGCCGTTGCAGTTGGCGAAATGAGTATCCTTCAGGCCCAGGTCCTGCGCCTTCTGGTTCATGAGATCGACGAAGGCGCTCTCCGAGCCTGCGATTTTCTCCGCCATAGCTACGGAAGCATCATTGCCGGAGGCCATTGCGATGCCCTTCAGCATATCGTCAACCGTCATTTCTTCACCCGGCTCCAGAAAAATCTGCGAACCGCCCATCGATGCCGCATACTCGCTGGTCCGCACCTTGTCGGTCAGCTGCAGTTTGCCCTCGTCCAGCGCCTCCACCGTCAGCAGCATGGTCATAATCTTGGTAATACTGGCCGGCGGAAGTTTATCATGGCTGTTCTTCTCATAGATGACCGTGCCCGTGCTGGCATCCATAAGAATGGCAGAACGCGCCCCTGGCGCAAGCGTAGCAGCCGCCCCTCCGGCATTGCCGGAATTTGCGGTGCCTTTGGCTTTTTCCTCCGCCCAGGCTCCGGTAGCGCCTCCCAGAACCGATACAGTAATGCATAACGCAAGCGTAACATAACGAATTTTCCTCACAATGGTTCCCCTCCTGAACTTAACCTTCATTTCACAGGTACTGTGTTCCAGTTTCGTCAGAATCGCAGGAAATTATTCCATTTCACGCACAAAAAAAAGGCCTTCCCCCGGTATCTTCACAGATACTTGAGAAAGCCCCTTTCCGGTACTGCTATGATAACCTAGCCGCCGATAGCCAAAGCGCTGAAAATTACAGGTCCCACCACTGTAGCAACGGAGCCGACATCCTGGTTCTCTACAATCAGCTGATAGTTCTGGACCCCGGCCGGAACGTTGACATCTACCATATGCAGCGAAATAATACCGTCGTCATTGAAATTCTCCTCCAGCTCTGTCCGAGCGTAGAAGATTTCTGTACCTGCCCGCCAGATGCGGACCAGCACATTGGGCGTATCCAGCGTAACATCCACGCCGATGGTAGCTTTCAGTTCAACCTTATTGGGAAAATGTCCTGGAACTGCGGGATCGATATAAACCGATGTTCCTGCAATCTGTATACCTGCCGGAGAAATGGGAACAGGTATGGAGACCCCGTTAGTAATAGGTGTAACTACGGATGCGTTATAATCCAACAGTGTTTTGGCCACGCATGATCACTCCTTTTCATATTCTACTAAAGTATATGAAAGATATGAAAAAGAGCTTGTGCATTTCTATCACTAGTATCACCTATTTATCTAGCGTGCGTTGCTATAATTCACTGCTGGACGGCTCCCGCCCTTATGCCCGAGATACAGCCTCGACAGTAGAGGAGAACGCACCGCCCAAGTGGCGGCCAGCAGCGGCACCCCCACTCCGATCAGCGTAAAGGGCAACAGCCCGTAATCCGTCCCGAGGAGATATTTGAGCCCGTAATTCAAAGGCAAATGCAGGTACATAATCGCAATGGAATTGCGTCCCAGACTGCCCATCCAGTCCAGCGGAACAAGCTTCGAGAGACGGTACACAGCGGCGCAGATAGTCAATGAGATGAGCATCGGCACGGCCAGATCGAGCAGCAGTGAAGTATACTCCTTGTATTTCATATTCAGGCTGTATTGAAGGACTCCCGTCCGCTCCAGCAGCAGCACAAGAGCACATAACGGAAGCAGCACCGGCAGCGCCGAATAGCGGCGGATTAGCGCAGGGATGGCCTGTTTGCCGTAGAATCCGATCGCATAATAAGTAATGGCGAGCAAGGACACATCTGCATTCCAGGGAAGGTTGAAGTTCTTGAGCGAAGTCAGGGAGATGAGATGTGACAGGAGGTAAGCAGAAGCGATCAGGAGAAATTGCGTGCGGCGGGAATAACGGACAATGTATCCGAAGAGCAGTTGAGTGAACAGCAGGCAGGTGATGAACCAGAACACCCCGTAAGGACCCGTGAGTGACAGTCCCCCGTAGAGCAGTCTCGCTATATTCTCGGCGAACCCTTTTACATTGAAGTTGAACAGCAGCAGCACTGCCGCAATCAGGAGTCCGTAGGCAAAATAGGGAGTCATCAGCCCCTTGGTCCGTTTGGCCGCCCAGCCCAAATACCGTCCGGGTTCAACCGGCTTAAATACAAGTCCGCTAAGCATAAAGAACAAAGGCATCCGGAACCAGGACAGATAATGATTCGCTGCCGCATCGCCGGAGTGGCCCATTACTACAAAAATAATACTGAATCCCTTGGCGGCATCAATCCATAATTGTCGTGGTTTGTTCACGTCTTCCTCCCATCTCCTCCCAAATCAGTTTTAATTTAAAGTAATTATAAAAGGGTTTGTTTTTATTTTCAAATTTCGATGAAATATTTCAGTGTTATTTCTGAAAGAATATTCACTTAACAACGGAACAAACTCTGTAAAAATAAGTCATTCTGCCTAGACGGGAGACATTGTCCCATCCGGGTAATAAATAGGGCTAAAGTCCGGCTGTGTTGCCGGTGACGTAGCGGGCAGGAAAAGCGTCTGGTATGGTGCGGGGAAGCAGGAGGCGGGATGCGGAATGTGGTCGGTTTTCCGATTACATTTGGACCACACGCCTCCGCAGCGCCGAATGTGATCGGTTTTCCGATTACATTTGGAACGCGCTCCTCCGCAGCGCCGAATGTGGTCGGTTTTCCGATTACATTTGGACCACGCGCCTCCGCAGCGCCGAATGTGATCGGTTTTCCGATTACATTTGGACCACACGCCTCCGCAGCTCCGAATGTGATCGGTTTTCCGATTACATTTGGACCACGCGCCTCCGCAGCTCCGAATGTGATCGGTTTTCCGACTACATTTGGGCCACGCGCCTCCGCA is part of the Paenibacillus sp. FSL M7-0420 genome and harbors:
- a CDS encoding D-alanyl-D-alanine carboxypeptidase family protein yields the protein MKVKFRRGTIVRKIRYVTLALCITVSVLGGATGAWAEEKAKGTANSGNAGGAAATLAPGARSAILMDASTGTVIYEKNSHDKLPPASITKIMTMLLTVEALDEGKLQLTDKVRTSEYAASMGGSQIFLEPGEEMTVDDMLKGIAMASGNDASVAMAEKIAGSESAFVDLMNQKAQDLGLKDTHFANCNGLPAANHYSSAHDIAVISRELLKHEQIIKYTGSYQDYLRKDSTKPFWLVNTNKLVRFYTGADGLKTGYTSEAKFCLSATAARDGLRAVAVVLGEPNTKTRNSEVSAMFDYLFSQYKLHMIHKEGDTIGTVRIEKGVKSQLPLVAKEDYSVLLRKGVTQEGIRHELVLNEQVKAPVAEGQTVGKLVVYQGTAVLKEYELKAGETVAKAGWWKLFKRATGAMFTND
- a CDS encoding acyltransferase family protein, giving the protein MNKPRQLWIDAAKGFSIIFVVMGHSGDAAANHYLSWFRMPLFFMLSGLVFKPVEPGRYLGWAAKRTKGLMTPYFAYGLLIAAVLLLFNFNVKGFAENIARLLYGGLSLTGPYGVFWFITCLLFTQLLFGYIVRYSRRTQFLLIASAYLLSHLISLTSLKNFNLPWNADVSLLAITYYAIGFYGKQAIPALIRRYSALPVLLPLCALVLLLERTGVLQYSLNMKYKEYTSLLLDLAVPMLISLTICAAVYRLSKLVPLDWMGSLGRNSIAIMYLHLPLNYGLKYLLGTDYGLLPFTLIGVGVPLLAATWAVRSPLLSRLYLGHKGGSRPAVNYSNAR